The Alkalihalophilus pseudofirmus nucleotide sequence TCTGAATACTTATATTCCATCACGGAGCGTGTAGTTTCCGTTAAAAAAAGCATAAAGAATAATAAAATAGCTGGATCGAAAATTCTGAACATCTCGACAGAGTCTCTAGTTACATTCATAATCAGCGCAATGATCATGAGCAACAAAAATATCGCCCGTATCGTCCTATCAATCACTTTGTGACGTTTGTTTACATAACCATCTTTATTGAAAAACCCTCTCTTTTCAAGCTTCAGCAGTCTTCGCATCCCTTCGTTAAATAGAAAAAGGACTAGAGCAGTTAACAGAATAAATATGAAAAATTTCTCCCAGAAGTATGGATCAATCATTTCGTATGGATACAAGGTTATTCAATCCTTTCTGTATCGTTAATTTTGAATAGATAGTAATGGTTAAGGGACAATAGAAAATGACTTTCATTCAAAGGTGGTAGATCTTATGTATTTCTATAGAGAAGATTTAATCAACATGATTGTTCCTGATAAGCCAGATCCACATGCAGCAAAAGTCCTGCAAGAAGCGCTTGGCGGTCAGTTTGGTGAAATGAGAACGATGATGCAATTTTCATTTCAAAGCGCAAACTTTAGAGGCAAAGCGAAGCAGTACCGTGATTTAATTAGAGGCGTTTTTTTAGAAGAACTCAGTCATATTGAGCTTGTTCAATCAACCATTAACCAGCTGTTAAATGAATCAGGCGGCGATATGCCAGGAAACCAAGCGCAAGATGGAGCCCCGTTAGATGATGTCATCCAAGCTGGAGCAAATCCTCATCATTATATCATTGGAGCTAAAGCATCGCTTCCTGTTGATGCAGGCGGTAACCCTTGGAACGGCTCTTGGGTGTATGACCATGGAAACTTAGTAGCAAACCTTTTAAATAACGTGGTACTTGAATCCACTGGGGTTTTGCAAAAATCTAGAATTTATGAGATGAGCGATAATAAGACATTACGTGAGACGATCGCTTTTCTGATTGTACGGGATAACGCTCATCAAAATGCCTTTGCTAAAGCGCTAGAAACATTAGGTGTTGATTGGGGTAAGCTCTTCCCTGTTCCAAATTATGATCTTAATAAATACCCTGAGTGCCGCAAATATGTCGAGATGGGATTCCATAATGCTCAGTTTAACTTCCGTTTGGATGAAACTCGCATGGGAGAAATCTTCCAAGGAACGTCTCCAAGCAGAAATGACGGTGAATTGGCTGTTACCCCGCCGCCTAAAGGGCATCCTGTTCCAGAAATGCCTGATATGCCAAATGAACACGCACCAGGTTTAACGGATTTAAATAATTAATGTAACATGTATGAGCACCCATGCTTAAGTGGGTGCCTTTAGCTTATTTTCAACCTGCTAAACCAGGACTGCCAGCAAGATCATCAGCATAAACAAAAAAGAAATTGGTACAAACCATTTCGTATGTATTCAAGATTGACGCCTCTTATTTTTCTAGGAATTCATCGGAAAAGCTCCCACCATGTGAGAGCTTCTTTTTTCTACCAGAAGAAAAGGTTACAGAAACATCTACGTCTATGGCAGCAGCGGCAGCAGCACTTTTTGCAGCAATGGTGATGGTGATGGCGACGGTCGTCACGCCTGTCATCGCGTCTATCACAACGATGGTCACGCCTGTCATCACGACGATCATCACGACGGTCGTCACGTCTATCATGGCATCCACAGTCATGGTGGTAACACATATCTAC carries:
- a CDS encoding DUF4181 domain-containing protein encodes the protein MYPYEMIDPYFWEKFFIFILLTALVLFLFNEGMRRLLKLEKRGFFNKDGYVNKRHKVIDRTIRAIFLLLMIIALIMNVTRDSVEMFRIFDPAILLFFMLFLTETTRSVMEYKYSEERNRYLLTASFVLFTSILVISMFMTDFYGLF
- a CDS encoding manganese catalase family protein — its product is MYFYREDLINMIVPDKPDPHAAKVLQEALGGQFGEMRTMMQFSFQSANFRGKAKQYRDLIRGVFLEELSHIELVQSTINQLLNESGGDMPGNQAQDGAPLDDVIQAGANPHHYIIGAKASLPVDAGGNPWNGSWVYDHGNLVANLLNNVVLESTGVLQKSRIYEMSDNKTLRETIAFLIVRDNAHQNAFAKALETLGVDWGKLFPVPNYDLNKYPECRKYVEMGFHNAQFNFRLDETRMGEIFQGTSPSRNDGELAVTPPPKGHPVPEMPDMPNEHAPGLTDLNN